One genomic segment of Aquipuribacter hungaricus includes these proteins:
- a CDS encoding cation:proton antiporter, translated as MLLPLVTSELPHPEITGADVTYVVGGIGLLVAAVLPRLLRGRAISVAMGFTAVGILVGLLPLPLPDVDPEANRAVVERLTEFSVIVALMGVGLSLDRPLSWKAWRTTWRLLLIAMPLLIGVVAVLAWGMMGLLPASALLLAAVLAPTDPVLAGDVQVGGPNSGEEDEVRFGLTSEAGLNDGLAFPFVYLALFLGSSVAIGEWAPRWAAWELLGKIVVGVAVGAAVGWALARAAFRAHKPALRFAQAGEAVVALGAVLLAYGVAEAAQGYGFLAVFVAAVVIRTHERGHQYHEVLHSFIGQVEQILTMVLLLLFGVACARGLLENLSVSGAVLGVLIVMVVRPLTGWLAMLGCDAPRRERFALAFFGVRGIGSFYYLAYATGLGAFSEDAELWSTVGFTVLLSVVVHGATATPFMTWLDRESGDPERVPDIEDGMPEDPPPADEPDSDGAKEPGDQGGSQPATPSQADADRQRSGGSGDTDRTGDADRTGEPEPVGR; from the coding sequence ATGCTGCTCCCGCTCGTGACCTCCGAGCTCCCCCACCCGGAGATCACCGGCGCCGACGTCACGTACGTCGTGGGCGGGATCGGGCTCCTGGTCGCCGCCGTCCTGCCGCGGCTGCTCCGGGGGCGCGCCATCTCGGTGGCCATGGGGTTCACGGCGGTGGGGATCCTCGTCGGCCTGCTGCCGCTCCCGCTGCCCGACGTGGACCCCGAGGCCAACCGCGCGGTCGTCGAGCGGCTCACGGAGTTCTCGGTCATCGTCGCGCTCATGGGTGTCGGGCTGTCCCTGGACCGGCCGCTGTCCTGGAAGGCCTGGCGGACGACCTGGCGGCTGCTGCTCATCGCCATGCCGCTGCTCATCGGCGTGGTGGCTGTCCTGGCCTGGGGGATGATGGGCCTGCTGCCCGCCAGCGCGCTGCTGCTCGCGGCCGTGCTCGCCCCGACCGACCCCGTGCTCGCGGGGGACGTCCAGGTGGGCGGGCCCAACAGCGGCGAGGAGGACGAGGTCCGCTTCGGGCTCACGAGCGAGGCCGGCCTCAACGACGGGCTCGCCTTCCCCTTCGTCTACCTGGCGCTGTTCCTCGGCTCCAGCGTCGCCATCGGTGAGTGGGCCCCCCGGTGGGCCGCCTGGGAGCTGCTCGGCAAGATCGTGGTCGGCGTGGCGGTCGGCGCGGCGGTGGGCTGGGCGCTGGCGCGCGCCGCGTTCCGGGCGCACAAGCCGGCCCTGAGGTTCGCGCAGGCCGGCGAGGCCGTCGTCGCCCTCGGCGCCGTGCTGCTGGCCTACGGGGTGGCCGAGGCGGCGCAGGGCTACGGCTTCCTCGCCGTGTTCGTCGCGGCCGTCGTCATCCGCACCCACGAGCGCGGGCACCAGTACCACGAGGTGCTGCACTCGTTCATCGGCCAGGTCGAGCAGATCCTCACGATGGTCCTGCTGCTGCTCTTCGGCGTCGCCTGCGCCCGCGGCCTGCTGGAGAACCTGTCGGTGTCGGGGGCGGTGCTGGGCGTGCTCATCGTCATGGTCGTCCGGCCGCTCACCGGGTGGCTGGCGATGCTCGGCTGCGACGCCCCCCGCCGGGAGCGGTTCGCGCTGGCGTTCTTCGGCGTGCGGGGGATCGGGTCGTTCTACTACCTGGCCTACGCCACCGGCCTCGGCGCCTTCTCGGAGGACGCCGAGCTGTGGTCGACCGTCGGCTTCACGGTGCTGCTGTCGGTCGTCGTGCACGGCGCGACGGCGACCCCGTTCATGACGTGGCTCGACCGGGAGTCCGGCGACCCGGAGCGCGTCCCCGACATCGAGGACGGGATGCCGGAGGACCCGCCGCCGGCGGACGAGCCCGACTCCGACGGCGCCAAGGAGCCCGGCGACCAGGGCGGGTCCCAGCCGGCCACCCCGTCGCAGGCGGACGCCGACCGGCAGCGCTCCGGCGGGAGCGGGGACACCGACCGCACCGGGGACGCCGACCGCACCGGCGAGCCGGAGCCCGTCGGGCGCTGA
- a CDS encoding DUF427 domain-containing protein has product MKAEWNGTVIARSDDTVVVEGNHYFPPGSLVTEHLAPSSATSVCPWKGTASYYDVVVDGEVNAGAAWYYPQPSEAAAQIADHVAFWKGVTVSA; this is encoded by the coding sequence ATGAAGGCTGAGTGGAACGGCACCGTCATCGCCCGCTCCGACGACACGGTCGTGGTCGAGGGCAACCACTACTTCCCCCCGGGCTCCCTCGTCACCGAGCACCTGGCCCCGAGCAGCGCGACGAGCGTCTGCCCGTGGAAGGGGACCGCGTCGTACTACGACGTGGTCGTCGACGGCGAGGTCAACGCCGGCGCCGCCTGGTACTACCCCCAGCCGTCGGAGGCCGCGGCGCAGATCGCCGACCACGTCGCGTTCTGGAAGGGCGTCACCGTCAGCGCCTGA
- the ypfJ gene encoding KPN_02809 family neutral zinc metallopeptidase, producing the protein MTFNEGGSFEGGRVQSRRGGAAAVGGGGVGLLGIIGFLIYQFTGVDPTPIIDQAQQGGGTQQQQETSVGSCTAEQANTDRACRLSATAQSLDAYWQAQLGTGGQEVPQPGVVEFEQSTQSGCGQASAATGPFYCPPDQTIYLDLGFYDVLESQFGASDGPLAEMYVTAHEYGHHIQTITGVMDQADRSGSGSASDSVKVELQADCYAGMWVGEAATTVDPDTGTTFLEPITAEQLADALSAAEAVGDDRIQAASGGEVDPHTWTHGSSEQRQEWFTVGYEQGSIEACDTFAGTF; encoded by the coding sequence ATGACGTTCAACGAGGGTGGCAGCTTCGAGGGCGGCCGCGTGCAGAGCCGCCGCGGCGGGGCCGCTGCGGTCGGCGGCGGCGGTGTCGGCCTGCTGGGGATCATCGGCTTCCTCATCTACCAGTTCACCGGCGTGGACCCCACCCCGATCATCGACCAGGCGCAGCAGGGCGGCGGCACCCAGCAGCAGCAGGAGACATCGGTCGGCAGCTGCACCGCAGAGCAGGCCAACACCGACCGGGCCTGCCGGCTGTCGGCGACGGCGCAGTCCCTCGACGCGTACTGGCAGGCGCAGCTCGGCACCGGCGGACAGGAGGTGCCGCAGCCCGGGGTGGTCGAGTTCGAGCAGAGCACGCAGTCCGGCTGCGGTCAGGCCAGCGCGGCGACCGGGCCGTTCTACTGCCCGCCCGACCAGACGATCTACCTCGACCTCGGCTTCTACGACGTCCTCGAGAGCCAGTTCGGCGCCTCGGACGGGCCGCTGGCCGAGATGTACGTGACCGCCCACGAGTACGGCCACCACATCCAGACCATCACCGGCGTCATGGACCAGGCGGACCGGTCCGGCTCGGGCTCGGCGTCGGACTCGGTCAAGGTCGAGCTGCAGGCCGACTGCTACGCCGGCATGTGGGTCGGCGAGGCGGCGACGACCGTCGACCCCGACACGGGGACGACGTTCCTCGAGCCGATCACCGCCGAGCAGCTCGCCGACGCGCTGTCGGCGGCGGAGGCGGTCGGGGACGACCGGATCCAGGCGGCGTCCGGCGGCGAGGTCGACCCGCACACCTGGACGCACGGCTCGTCCGAGCAGCGCCAGGAGTGGTTCACCGTCGGCTACGAGCAGGGCAGCATCGAGGCCTGCGACACCTTCGCCGGCACCTTCTAG